A window of Chrysoperla carnea chromosome 3, inChrCarn1.1, whole genome shotgun sequence genomic DNA:
atcGATGGAGTTGTTTTTAATATCGATTAGtaagataatgataatgattgcatttaatatttggaTAATTAAGGCTTTGTTAGTGATAGTAAACTTACATTAACAGCAGtaataacatacaaaataaaaaataataagtaatttttagtaaatttattgatataatgCACTACTTTTTCATatgttaaaatgataataaaaaaatatattattatgtatgtttctcataataagtaaatatttacaatttattcttTTGATATTGTGTTTTTTCCAAACAAtccctttttaacccccgacacAACACGAGGGGTATGTATAGTCTATGTCATTAAAAACGCTCgaattaaaacattctaagtgttactattataacataacatatgatgagtaggcttaaaatgttttaactcttgtgatttttatgGAACCAAGTATATgtatgtgtctgcctgtctgtgacaCCATTGCTCCTAAACGGATTAAcccattttgattttgtttaaaaggtaatttaatcgagtgtttttaggtatgtttcaaaaaaatcgattcagttcgGAGAGAGCAACAAGTATAAAAACCatatttgtcggaggttttttagaTTTGTAAACACTTGTCTTAAGTCAAAccattttatgaacagctacaTTATAAGTACTTAATTGGTTATTTTacactaataaaatataacttatgATCACGAGACTATTCTTTTTGTACGGAGTATAGTGAATTATATTTTGGTTAGGAATTCTGTGATTTGTATGGCGTCACGAGATATGAACAATAAACAGTATTTCTCCAGAtacaacaaaaaattcctaaaatataTGGGAGTTCAAGTAAGTTTTTGGGTGAAAATGTCCAACTtatcatcaaataaattcaagttttgataaattccaaaacaaaatattttttgagattctTTTCTTGTTTTTGGAGTATTTAGGGTAAAGAtagatttacataaaatttaaaaaacaagaaaatttctttcttttaacgATTAGGTGAGTGGTTTTCGAAACTCCGTGGTAAATCTGTCCAAAATCTGTGGTTTCATACATGATTTCGGACTAAAGTTTCTGAAGTGTTATCCAAAATCCCAtaagaagttttttttggaTCGAATTCagttaatttcttataaaatatttctctgATCACTATTTCAGGTTTTGTTTTGGCAAAACAtacctataaaatattaaaatcacgtTGACCATTTTGATGATCGCGCGATACCTTCTTTGCTTTTACTGCCTCAAGTCGTAGATCACAGCGATATCTTGAAGTAATTTCACGCAATGTCTCAAAAACTGTTAAATAAATCTTCAATGaactaaattttgtgttttatgaaTCAAAACAAtgcaaaactaattattttgattagaaTGTAATCATGTCATTACTTTTTCCACGGTTCAAAATTGTCGCCATGCCATATCGCCTTTGTACGGCGGTTATTAGGACCCATCGGAAAAGTAAAGCATGATGGTTTTAGATGAATGATAGAAGGGAATcgattaattacaaaaaataagcCTGATAAAATAACACTTGTAACACATTATTTAATTGCCCTTCGAGTATACTCCGATGACCAACACTTTCTTTTCAATATCATCATTTTACGTAAATCGACTTATTAACGGGTTgctatattgtaaaaaatggttAGAAATTTTGTGGCAGTGTGTCAAGTCTATTAGTGAAGACTTAAACTTTCCATAAGTTTTCTTTTGTTCctttgttattaaaaagttGAATGACTCACAATGAATTGACACTAAGCATGATTAGGAAATATTTCGTAAcgctttatgtaaattaaaaattgcctaACTTAGTATGACAATGAACAgactataaataacaaaaaaaacttttaacaaaaaaaaaaaaccgacttcaaaaaaatattttccaaaataaattaatataccctaaaaagtaaaaaaataacgataatataatgtagttaaaattattgttatttttggagtcggtgtcagccaaggaaacaactctgacagaacagtttgctacattagcttggctgacatcgactccaaaaataacaataattttaactacattatattatcgttatttttttactttttagtgcatattaatttattttggaccTCCtcagtttttgtttgaagtcggttaaaagaATACATAAATGGGCAAACAAGGTATTacgaaataaaaaacgaaacacttaatttataaaagattttattttgaaattaaattaataataaattttcatagatGAAATTTCTCTTGTTAGTTTTAATTAGCATTCCCAAAATCAGGttaaattcatgaaattatggtatttacattaaacaaaaagagacacatttcatttcattatatttagttttaaaaagaatGCAAAAATCATCAGAGTCCAACAATTGAAAGCCGcactatgtttttttaaactaaatttgttTACGAGAGTTTTTTCGCTTTCTGATATAACGTATCAACAACTTTACTCATACTTTGAATTGTTTCCAATGCCATTTCGTATGTCTTGTCAACGGGAGTCTCATCGAATACAACCAATACACCTTCACCTTGATCTAAAATACCATGGAACTTCTTGTCGAGTATCATTTGTGAAAGcttcttttcaactttttgCATTGGCAGCTTAATTGATTCAGCTACATAATCAACTTGTACGCGAGAATATGGTTCAATAATACGGCAAAGATTTTGTTCCAACATGTTATCGTACAATGTACCTAGATGAGCTCGAACAATCACATCACCTTCTAATTCTTGTTTGTATTTGACTAAAGCATCTTGAAAATCTGCCAATGAGCGTTTATGAGAAGCTGTAGCAACACTTTTCATTGCTTCTATATCCTTTCCAGCATATTTAATAGCTAACTTGCCACTGATAATCTGTTGCACATCTTCTGGATTattcaacattatttttgataataacatatattttaaggCTTGTAATGCTTTTGGACTTTCAACACTATCATATCCTTCAAAAGCTTCATAGAAGTATGAATAAGcagttttaaaatctttttcatcTGCTGCATGTAATATTCCAGATTGTAAATCTAATGCAGCTTGCATTTTTGGTGGACAATAAATTGCATTTGCTGTTGTTCGTGCCGATGTTAAAGCGGCACGAGCTTTTGGAAGATTACTCAAAGCATGATAAGTTTTACTTTCTAATAGTTGAACttcaactaataaatttttatcatccaatttctttaattcttttaaaagtgTTGATCCTAAATTTAAAGCTTCTGAGTACATACCAGTCTCGAAATACAATGCTATTAGTCGGGCTTCTAACGATTGACGCAAGAATGTTCTCCTTTCTTCTTTTGCCCATTCTATACATTCTTTACACAATTTTACTTCGATTCCAATTCCAGCTTCAAGATCCAAGAAGAAATCCACTAAAGATCTTACCAATTTTGCTGCTTTGGCCTTACTAATCAAGCTCAGGAAGGGTCTTGTTGTCTTTATTAGATCAGCGAGTTCTTTAGCTTTACCTTGTTTCTTGTACAATTCACCCAATTGCAGGATCCCTTGCTCCTTTAATTTAATACGTTCTTCATCAGTTTCATCGTCGtctagtataattttatttaaatgaggaAGTTCTTCTTCACTTCTAACAATTTCACACACCATCGCTCCGGCCATGTTTTCACTATAATAGCAATGTCATCAACGGTGTAAACCGCGCCATCTAGATGATTCAGAATGATACaacaaaatagaattttctaatAATGAAATGTCACTaaatattctgaaaaataaaatattttaaaataattttcagtttataaataacttttataagatttttttgtttttttgaaaacttttaaaaattgtattaaactcatttttaaaaaatcacacaTTTACGTTTtagtataacaaaaatttcaaagaatattttctagaaatttcaaGAATTAgtcaattaattaaacaaacatttcaattttttttgttacgatTAGATCGACTAAtggttaatttaatttacattaaaaatgtgtatttcactttattttttcaaattacccGCGATAATCAATAAAAACAGGACgctgttttattttctttaaggtGCCAACCTTTGTTTAATATTCGCCATTTCAACAAGAGCGTTTTACCCACTATTTTTATCTGCGAAAATTGTGtggaaaatagaaataattgtattaaatttaaaaagattaaaaaaaaaactaatttatttttaagaattatttttatgcttTAAATATGAGTGATCGCGATGGTGTCATGTACAGAgaggtaattattttaaataattttttatcagttgTTTATTGGAATCACGGTTATGAAATTGTACTTTAAATGATCATAAccatgtagaaaattttttttttgattgtattactattttctagcgattatattaaactattttaattttatatattagttttcaacaaaataaagccatgaataatattttttctaatcgAATATTTTCCTGAAATTGTTAGAGATCTCGGAGTAATTCGATAAAACGTGAAACAAATTCGCCGGTTAATAATGGGCGACCTCGAGATCAAAGTCGTAGCAGAACACCTGAACATAGGATGAAAGAAGATCGTGCTTCACGGTAAggattattcaaaaattctgaTTATTCTCTTATATGGTACTCTCGATTTTTACCTTTTGAATCTCTATTTCCCCTAAAATAAATCAGTAATTACGTGGACTTTCCTCGGTGGCTGTTGTGTTTACGTGTTTGAATTTTGTTCGAATGAAGAATGATTTCTTATTGATTTGGAATTGTGAGTGATATGTGCAATCCTTTTCAATGTTAATATCCTTTTGTCGTAAACAAGTGGTAACCTAAGAAACATAACAACCATCGTTGAATATAGTTACGGATGAGCGatttaacagaaataaattGCGATTTTTGTAAAGCAATCGGAGATATCTCCTATTGATACAATCGATAAGTATGCTTTTTAAATCATGATTTGTCGATAGCAGGGTGTCTAGCGACATggtattgaaaaaaatgcatgAGTACTTACCAATTATCCAGTacacatttttgtatttgaattatgaagcttttcatttatttatcagcgttttgtttcttttcaacttttacgaatttttaaattcttgggACAAATAAAGTAACTTTTCCTtaacatgaataataaattaaaacctgtttactttattttgtattaaattctgttaacttttatttttttacacacatatcaaagaaaagtgaaaaacagaaaattaaaaatggattttgTTCAGGGAAAAATAGCAAGTAAtgtcaggaaattttttttaaattgaaagttGTGGACACcctgaaaatgaaaattcgaATAGTAACTTTGTAAGTATGCACAGGCTGTATTTCATGGAACTGTATATACGCTTTAAGATACGCTACTTGAAGCGTAATTTGAtaatgagtaaaatttttcgatataaaaatttaaattgtacgAATCACAGTGATTTCATCAACATTGTTCTTATTCATACCAGAAATCAGGAGCGAAAATCCAAAATATAGTCCAAACGAATGCAGAGAAAAGTTAAATTACTCTTGAAATACATCGAAGCAAATTAGAAGATACAATCGCGGTGGGacgtaaatcataatttttcgcATCTTAATTTAAGCAGCGAAGTGAAATAGCAACGTTATACAATCGGATTGCAGCGTGTCGCAAGCAGCTAGCTTTTCTGTTACCCAATCCACCGTTCAAGACTATTTTAATGGTAACCTCGTCGATATTTATGGAAGAACGATCTCTTCCATTATCTATATACAGTTCTAAAAAATACACCTGACAAAAACAACGATGTATATACATCGAGTATTTAGTGAAATTatcatttgataatttaatttggcAAACGAGAACCTATCAATAGGTATTAAGCTTGGAAGGCTCATAACAATTAAGCTCAAGTTTTAAGAGAACTGGTGGTACGCCTAACTATACAGATTTTAGATAGGCGTATTATTTTAGTCATTTCAGGACGGCTGGAAATTTGAGAGGTTGTTTTCATGGTTGTGACTAATAACTTTCATAAACGgcaatttctcttataaaaatcCTCAAGGAATATTCGTAACACCCAACCTTGgtgtgcaattaaaaattttataggtgCCTGCAAGAGAGGTCTACGCCTACGTTGAGTGTGAAGTGGTTAGACACAACCTTTTCTAgccgttctgaaatgactgtcaaatattaCGTTTGATTCTAAAACCATTAAAAGAGAATGGAAAAACACATGGCGAGTATTAATATTGCATTATAAGTA
This region includes:
- the LOC123294832 gene encoding 26S proteasome non-ATPase regulatory subunit 11; translation: MAGAMVCEIVRSEEELPHLNKIILDDDETDEERIKLKEQGILQLGELYKKQGKAKELADLIKTTRPFLSLISKAKAAKLVRSLVDFFLDLEAGIGIEVKLCKECIEWAKEERRTFLRQSLEARLIALYFETGMYSEALNLGSTLLKELKKLDDKNLLVEVQLLESKTYHALSNLPKARAALTSARTTANAIYCPPKMQAALDLQSGILHAADEKDFKTAYSYFYEAFEGYDSVESPKALQALKYMLLSKIMLNNPEDVQQIISGKLAIKYAGKDIEAMKSVATASHKRSLADFQDALVKYKQELEGDVIVRAHLGTLYDNMLEQNLCRIIEPYSRVQVDYVAESIKLPMQKVEKKLSQMILDKKFHGILDQGEGVLVVFDETPVDKTYEMALETIQSMSKVVDTLYQKAKKLS